From a single Solanum dulcamara chromosome 4, daSolDulc1.2, whole genome shotgun sequence genomic region:
- the LOC129887377 gene encoding pentatricopeptide repeat-containing protein At3g48810 isoform X2, with protein sequence MYLKEGCSLLLKVHKKSLPLILNANPSFNVNQLNGVKTPVKLKESDVLKRLKYEENISNALEYFKWVVNSTSFKHTPLTYKIMMEKLGQQQEMDSVQYLLQQMKLEGISCSEDIFISVIDSYRRGNAAEQALKTFYRIQDFGCKPTVRIYNHLLDALLSENRFHMINPIYSNMKKDGFIPNVYTYNILLKALCKNNRVDGAQKLLVEMSNKGCSPDEVSYTTIVSSLCKFGKVKEAREVAMRFTPTVPVYNALINGLCKVYNTKEAVDLLNEMSYKGMDPNVITYTTILNAFADHGNIGLSFAMLSKMFVSGCSPNIHSFTCLIKGNSLMGQWCEALHVWDGMIKEEILPNVVAYNALLHGLCLADNMNMALSVFSAMETSGCHPNSTTYSILIDGFAKSGDVIKASEIWNRMINLGCRPNVVVYTCMVDVLCRNFMFEQAYSLLDGMVTENCPPNTITFNTFIKGLCCSGRIEWAVMLYNQMERFDCSGNTTTYNELLDGLFKCNNLTVALQLVKEMEEKNIEFNLVTYNTIASGLCHGGMLEEAVKLVAKMLVRGIRPDVHTFNILMNAYCKGGGLCNWVGLEAAICCLQKMINDGIPPKISTWNVLVRHLFSEIDYGSALEYLESILEAD encoded by the exons ATGTACTTGAAAGAAGGATGTTCTTTGCTGTTGAAAGTCCACAAAAAGTCTCTTCCTTTAATCCTCAATGCAAACCCAAGTTTCAATGTTAATCAACTTAATGGTGTTAAAACACCCGTTAAGCTCAAGGAATCTGATGTATTAAAGAGACtgaaatatgaagaaaatatttcaaatgctttagAGTATTTCAAATGGGTTGTCAATTCAACATCTTTCAAGCACACCCCTTTAACTTATAAAATAATGATGGAAAAACTCGGGCAACAGCAGGAGATGGACAGTGTTCAATACCTCTTGCAACAGATGAAATTGGAGGGTATTAGTTGTTCCGAAGATATATTTATCAGTGTGATTGATTCGTATAGGAGAGGTAACGCGGCAGAGCAAGCACTGAAGACATTCTACAGGATACAGGATTTTGGGTGTAAGCCTACAGTTAGGATATATAATCATCTATTGGATGCTTTGCTCAGTGAGAATAGGTTTCACATGATTAATCCTATTTATAGTAACATGAAGAAAGATGGGTTTATTCCCAATGTGTATACTTATAACATTCTTTTGAAAGCATTGTGTAAGAACAATAGGGTTGATGGAGCTCAGAAGTTACTTGTGGAAATGTCGAACAAGGGGTGTTCTCCTGATGAAGTGAGCTATACAACAATTGTATCTTCCTTGTGTAAGTTTGGTAAAGTAAAAGAAGCCAGAGAAGTAGCCATGAGATTCACTCCTACTGTTCCTGTTTATAATGCTCTGATAAATGGGCTTTGTAAGGTATATAATACTAAGGAGGCAGTTGATTTGTTGAATGAGATGTCTTACAAGGGAATGGATCCTAATGTCATCACGTACACTAcgattttaaatgcatttgcTGACCACGGAAATATTGGTCTTTCTTTTGCTATGCTCAGCAAGATGTTTGTTAGCGGCTGTTCTCCAAATATTCATTCGTTTACTTGTTTGATTAAGGGAAATTCATTGATGGGACAATGGTGTGAAGCTCTTCATGTGTGGGATGGTATGATCAAAGAGGAAATTTTGCCCAATGTTGTAGCATATAATGCACTTCTCCATGGTCTGTGTTTGGCTGATAATATGAATATGGCTCTGTCTGTTTTTAGTGCAATGGAAACAAGTGGCTGCCATCCAAATTCAACAACCTACAGCATCCTTATTGATGGATTTGCTAAATCCGGAGATGTGATTAAAGCATCTGAGATATGGAATAGGATGATAAATCTTGGTTGCCGTCCAAATGTTGTGGTATATACATGTATGGTTGATGTACTCTGCAGGAATTTCATGTTTGAACAAGCTTACAGTCTTCTAGATGGTATGGTAACAGAAAATTGCCCACCAAATACCATTACTTTTAACACATTTATCAAAGGTTTGTGTTGTAGTGGTAGAATTGAATGGGCAGTGATGCTATATAATCAAATGGAAAGATTTGATTGCTCAGGTAATACTACCACATATAATGAGTTGTTGGATGGCTTATTCAAATGTAACAACCTTACGGTAGCACTTcagcttgttaaggagatggaggaaaaaaatattgaatttaatttAGTCACATACAACACTATAGCATCTGGTCTCTGCCATGGGGGCATGCTTGAGGAAGCTGTAAAACTTGTGGCAAAAATGCTGGTTAGGGGAATTAGACCTGATGTTCACACCTTCAACATACTTATGAACGCGTACTGTAAAGGTG GTGGACTGTGCAATTGGGTTGGTTTGGAAGCAGCAATCTGTTGCCTTCAGAAGATGATAAATGATGGTATTCCACCCAAGATATCGACGTGGAATGTTCTAGTCCGTCATTTGTTTAGCGAGATTGACTATGGAAGTGCACTCGAATATCTAGAGAGCATATTGGAAGCAGACTGA
- the LOC129887377 gene encoding pentatricopeptide repeat-containing protein At3g48810 isoform X1, producing MYLKEGCSLLLKVHKKSLPLILNANPSFNVNQLNGVKTPVKLKESDVLKRLKYEENISNALEYFKWVVNSTSFKHTPLTYKIMMEKLGQQQEMDSVQYLLQQMKLEGISCSEDIFISVIDSYRRGNAAEQALKTFYRIQDFGCKPTVRIYNHLLDALLSENRFHMINPIYSNMKKDGFIPNVYTYNILLKALCKNNRVDGAQKLLVEMSNKGCSPDEVSYTTIVSSLCKFGKVKEAREVAMRFTPTVPVYNALINGLCKVYNTKEAVDLLNEMSYKGMDPNVITYTTILNAFADHGNIGLSFAMLSKMFVSGCSPNIHSFTCLIKGNSLMGQWCEALHVWDGMIKEEILPNVVAYNALLHGLCLADNMNMALSVFSAMETSGCHPNSTTYSILIDGFAKSGDVIKASEIWNRMINLGCRPNVVVYTCMVDVLCRNFMFEQAYSLLDGMVTENCPPNTITFNTFIKGLCCSGRIEWAVMLYNQMERFDCSGNTTTYNELLDGLFKCNNLTVALQLVKEMEEKNIEFNLVTYNTIASGLCHGGMLEEAVKLVAKMLVRGIRPDVHTFNILMNAYCKGGKVESAKQLLNAMSQVDLRPGFISYTCLIGGLCNWVGLEAAICCLQKMINDGIPPKISTWNVLVRHLFSEIDYGSALEYLESILEAD from the coding sequence ATGTACTTGAAAGAAGGATGTTCTTTGCTGTTGAAAGTCCACAAAAAGTCTCTTCCTTTAATCCTCAATGCAAACCCAAGTTTCAATGTTAATCAACTTAATGGTGTTAAAACACCCGTTAAGCTCAAGGAATCTGATGTATTAAAGAGACtgaaatatgaagaaaatatttcaaatgctttagAGTATTTCAAATGGGTTGTCAATTCAACATCTTTCAAGCACACCCCTTTAACTTATAAAATAATGATGGAAAAACTCGGGCAACAGCAGGAGATGGACAGTGTTCAATACCTCTTGCAACAGATGAAATTGGAGGGTATTAGTTGTTCCGAAGATATATTTATCAGTGTGATTGATTCGTATAGGAGAGGTAACGCGGCAGAGCAAGCACTGAAGACATTCTACAGGATACAGGATTTTGGGTGTAAGCCTACAGTTAGGATATATAATCATCTATTGGATGCTTTGCTCAGTGAGAATAGGTTTCACATGATTAATCCTATTTATAGTAACATGAAGAAAGATGGGTTTATTCCCAATGTGTATACTTATAACATTCTTTTGAAAGCATTGTGTAAGAACAATAGGGTTGATGGAGCTCAGAAGTTACTTGTGGAAATGTCGAACAAGGGGTGTTCTCCTGATGAAGTGAGCTATACAACAATTGTATCTTCCTTGTGTAAGTTTGGTAAAGTAAAAGAAGCCAGAGAAGTAGCCATGAGATTCACTCCTACTGTTCCTGTTTATAATGCTCTGATAAATGGGCTTTGTAAGGTATATAATACTAAGGAGGCAGTTGATTTGTTGAATGAGATGTCTTACAAGGGAATGGATCCTAATGTCATCACGTACACTAcgattttaaatgcatttgcTGACCACGGAAATATTGGTCTTTCTTTTGCTATGCTCAGCAAGATGTTTGTTAGCGGCTGTTCTCCAAATATTCATTCGTTTACTTGTTTGATTAAGGGAAATTCATTGATGGGACAATGGTGTGAAGCTCTTCATGTGTGGGATGGTATGATCAAAGAGGAAATTTTGCCCAATGTTGTAGCATATAATGCACTTCTCCATGGTCTGTGTTTGGCTGATAATATGAATATGGCTCTGTCTGTTTTTAGTGCAATGGAAACAAGTGGCTGCCATCCAAATTCAACAACCTACAGCATCCTTATTGATGGATTTGCTAAATCCGGAGATGTGATTAAAGCATCTGAGATATGGAATAGGATGATAAATCTTGGTTGCCGTCCAAATGTTGTGGTATATACATGTATGGTTGATGTACTCTGCAGGAATTTCATGTTTGAACAAGCTTACAGTCTTCTAGATGGTATGGTAACAGAAAATTGCCCACCAAATACCATTACTTTTAACACATTTATCAAAGGTTTGTGTTGTAGTGGTAGAATTGAATGGGCAGTGATGCTATATAATCAAATGGAAAGATTTGATTGCTCAGGTAATACTACCACATATAATGAGTTGTTGGATGGCTTATTCAAATGTAACAACCTTACGGTAGCACTTcagcttgttaaggagatggaggaaaaaaatattgaatttaatttAGTCACATACAACACTATAGCATCTGGTCTCTGCCATGGGGGCATGCTTGAGGAAGCTGTAAAACTTGTGGCAAAAATGCTGGTTAGGGGAATTAGACCTGATGTTCACACCTTCAACATACTTATGAACGCGTACTGTAAAGGTGGTAAGGTTGAATCTGCGAAACAACTTCTGAATGCTATGAGTCAAGTCGACTTGCGTCCAGGTTTCATATCCTATACTTGTCTGATAGGTGGACTGTGCAATTGGGTTGGTTTGGAAGCAGCAATCTGTTGCCTTCAGAAGATGATAAATGATGGTATTCCACCCAAGATATCGACGTGGAATGTTCTAGTCCGTCATTTGTTTAGCGAGATTGACTATGGAAGTGCACTCGAATATCTAGAGAGCATATTGGAAGCAGACTGA